One part of the Leucobacter triazinivorans genome encodes these proteins:
- a CDS encoding phospho-sugar mutase: MELPGIGSSPASDAGSPASPGNGTERLLAAAGEWAAQDIDPETRAEARRLVAQARQGDARAISELGDAFGGRLAFGTAGLRGRLGAGPRRMNRVVVSQTSAGFAAYLLERTQRGAAEDPPSIVIGYDGRVNSDVFARDAAEVMAGAGVRVFLLPEAGPTPLTAFAVRHLGVSAGVMITASHNPPRDNGYKVYLGDADAGSQIVPPADGEIAAHIEAVAATPAAGIPRATDYAVLGPGVADAYVAETAAAVLAGLPQRPEAPGVAVGADAGLTVVYTAMHGVGSDIARRVFTSVGLPRVIPVPQQDRPDGAFPTVSFPNPEEPGALDLAYRAARDASADLVVAHDPDADRLAIALPHPEERSGFRRLTGNELGLLLGWRAAERARVAAARAGSRLTGTLACTIVSSPALGAVARDYGLDYAETLSGFKWVSRVPNLVFGFEEALGYLTHPAIVRDKDGISASADAIAMVRELAAEGRTVWDLLDEAGERFGHFASAQVTLRLESMPACSALAAHVRQDPPRAFGDAAVAETRDLLVPGAAAVPADVLRYDLADGSRVMIRPSGTEPKLKVYLDTFSDEGSADQRRAAAERALGELEAAVRDSLEQLQRRAADAGTPHR; this comes from the coding sequence ATGGAACTGCCCGGAATCGGGTCGTCGCCCGCGAGCGACGCGGGATCGCCGGCGTCGCCGGGGAACGGGACGGAGCGGCTGCTCGCCGCAGCCGGCGAATGGGCGGCGCAGGACATCGACCCCGAGACGCGCGCGGAGGCGCGGCGCCTCGTGGCCCAGGCCCGGCAGGGCGACGCCCGCGCGATCTCCGAGCTGGGCGACGCCTTCGGAGGGCGCCTGGCCTTCGGCACGGCCGGGCTGCGCGGACGCCTGGGCGCCGGGCCGCGGCGCATGAACCGGGTCGTCGTGTCGCAGACGAGCGCCGGCTTCGCGGCCTACCTGCTCGAGCGGACGCAGCGGGGTGCGGCCGAGGATCCGCCCTCGATCGTCATCGGCTACGACGGACGCGTCAACTCCGACGTCTTCGCCCGCGATGCGGCGGAGGTCATGGCGGGCGCCGGCGTGCGCGTCTTCCTGCTCCCCGAGGCGGGGCCCACCCCGCTCACCGCGTTCGCCGTGCGCCACCTGGGCGTCTCGGCCGGGGTGATGATCACCGCCAGCCACAACCCGCCGCGCGACAACGGGTACAAGGTCTATCTCGGCGACGCCGACGCCGGTTCGCAGATCGTGCCGCCGGCGGACGGCGAGATCGCGGCGCACATCGAGGCCGTAGCTGCGACGCCGGCCGCCGGGATCCCCCGCGCGACCGACTACGCGGTGCTCGGACCGGGCGTGGCCGACGCCTATGTCGCGGAAACGGCGGCGGCCGTGCTCGCGGGCTTGCCGCAGCGGCCCGAGGCCCCCGGCGTCGCCGTCGGCGCCGACGCCGGGCTCACGGTCGTCTACACGGCGATGCACGGCGTGGGATCCGACATCGCCCGTCGAGTCTTCACGTCGGTCGGCCTGCCGCGGGTGATCCCGGTGCCGCAGCAGGATCGCCCGGACGGCGCATTCCCCACGGTCTCCTTCCCCAACCCCGAAGAACCGGGCGCCCTCGATCTCGCCTATCGCGCGGCGCGCGACGCCTCGGCCGACCTCGTCGTCGCGCACGATCCGGATGCGGATCGCCTGGCCATCGCGCTGCCGCACCCCGAGGAGCGATCGGGCTTCCGCCGGCTGACGGGCAACGAACTCGGTCTGCTGCTCGGCTGGCGCGCCGCCGAGCGCGCCCGGGTCGCCGCGGCGCGCGCGGGATCGCGCCTGACCGGCACCCTCGCCTGCACCATCGTCTCCTCCCCCGCCCTCGGCGCGGTCGCCCGCGACTACGGCCTCGACTACGCCGAGACGCTGTCGGGGTTCAAGTGGGTCTCGCGCGTGCCGAACCTCGTCTTCGGATTCGAGGAGGCCCTCGGTTACCTCACCCACCCCGCGATCGTGCGGGACAAAGACGGGATCTCGGCGAGCGCCGACGCGATCGCGATGGTGCGGGAGTTGGCCGCGGAGGGGCGCACGGTGTGGGATCTGCTCGACGAGGCCGGTGAGCGTTTCGGGCACTTCGCGAGCGCGCAGGTGACGCTGCGCCTCGAATCGATGCCGGCGTGCTCCGCGCTCGCGGCGCACGTGCGACAAGACCCGCCGCGGGCGTTCGGCGACGCGGCGGTTGCCGAGACCCGGGATCTGCTGGTGCCGGGCGCCGCAGCCGTCCCCGCAGACGTGCTGCGGTACGACCTGGCGGACGGCTCGCGCGTGATGATCCGGCCCAGCGGCACCGAGCCCAAGCTGAAGGTCTATCTCGACACCTTCAGCGACGAGGGCTCGGCCGACCAGCGCCGCGCGGCGGCCGAACGCGCACTCGGCGAACTCGAGGCCGCCGTGCGCGACTCCTTGGAGCAGCTGCAGCGGCGCGCGGCCGACGCGGGGACTCCGCACCGGTGA
- a CDS encoding PucR family transcriptional regulator, which yields MTFTVGSLLALPSAGTISLTPGVGEDRAITWAHVCELPEPWKWLGRGALVMTTGIGLPATADEQCAYLDGMHAAGIAAVAIDAIMPETPLADRALAHAAEIGFPVLQTEHEVRFVSLAMAVAEAGQAERTARARQAEQLHGSLLLAELCGGSVPSEPAARLVATYDVEPPYQLAVTENDDVRTALDGVHAAFAAHRVPALATIKDGQVLILTDAAERVDRVLESLTGETGRIGVSAPFHQLEDLPTAHRQARSALIRNHQSGRVLRFEENTTASLFLPNDADQLRGIARQVLGPLRTYDEQRGTSLTQTLRVFLEENRSWVRAAERLYVHRQTLIARVSRIEKIIDRDLSSIEDTAECWLAVQAAIGCGDLEPNDTAPHAPGSDDG from the coding sequence ATGACCTTCACCGTCGGGTCGCTCCTCGCACTTCCCTCGGCGGGCACGATCTCATTGACGCCGGGGGTGGGTGAGGACCGCGCGATCACGTGGGCGCACGTGTGCGAACTGCCCGAGCCGTGGAAGTGGCTCGGTCGCGGCGCCCTCGTGATGACGACGGGGATCGGCCTGCCGGCGACCGCCGACGAGCAGTGCGCGTACCTCGACGGGATGCACGCGGCGGGGATCGCGGCGGTCGCGATCGACGCGATCATGCCCGAGACGCCGCTCGCCGACCGCGCGCTGGCCCACGCAGCGGAGATCGGCTTCCCGGTGCTGCAGACCGAGCACGAGGTGCGATTCGTCTCGCTGGCCATGGCGGTCGCCGAAGCCGGCCAGGCCGAGCGCACGGCGCGGGCGCGTCAGGCCGAGCAGCTGCACGGATCGCTGCTGCTGGCCGAGCTGTGCGGCGGCTCCGTACCGTCCGAACCCGCCGCCCGGCTCGTCGCCACCTACGACGTCGAGCCTCCCTACCAGCTCGCCGTAACCGAGAACGACGACGTGCGCACCGCCCTGGACGGGGTGCACGCGGCGTTCGCGGCGCATCGGGTGCCGGCACTCGCGACTATCAAAGACGGGCAGGTGCTCATCCTCACCGATGCCGCCGAGCGCGTCGACCGCGTGCTCGAGTCGCTGACCGGCGAGACCGGGCGCATCGGGGTGAGCGCCCCCTTCCACCAGCTCGAGGATCTGCCCACCGCGCACCGGCAGGCGCGCAGCGCCCTGATCCGCAATCACCAGTCCGGCCGCGTGCTGCGCTTCGAGGAGAACACGACCGCGTCGCTCTTCCTCCCCAACGACGCCGACCAGCTCCGGGGCATCGCCCGCCAGGTGCTCGGCCCGCTGCGCACCTACGACGAGCAGCGCGGCACCTCGCTCACGCAGACGCTGCGGGTCTTCCTGGAGGAGAACCGCAGCTGGGTGCGCGCCGCCGAGCGGCTCTACGTGCACCGGCAGACGCTCATCGCCCGGGTCTCGCGCATCGAGAAGATCATCGACCGCGACCTGTCGTCGATCGAGGACACCGCGGAGTGCTGGCTCGCAGTGCAGGCCGCCATCGGCTGCGGAGACCTCGAGCCGAACGACACGGCGCCCCACGCGCCGGGAAGCGACGACGGCTAG
- a CDS encoding flavin monoamine oxidase family protein: protein MDIVVIGAGLAGLTAAWELGKAGHACTVLEARNRVGGRTWSERLGNGEITERGGEYVFPTEFPIRRLAAEVGVPLMSHNVRYGRRTVDGRVISFAELAETGERVRATLARMLADGESRVSLERAFAEALGADYRLDPVYRRTTTSAAADPSRISAEAVLLHESSTVDGYIEDGARFVGGNQALAIELARRLGDRVRLEHPVSGVEQTASGVQVRLNDGTRIDADAAVVAVPLPILRELELGFALPEAQQLALDHRFMGVAAKLGVPLKRVDDDIALQHPDHTWWSWRSLSIDGEHRIDALSSFAGGPFALDALRVTEGPDGWVRALQGMRPELEIDGEPLLTTWADDPWTRGSYTAAGLDWTAADATAFDRPAGRVAIAGEHTGLAQSLSGAVASGYRAAAALSSGLTR from the coding sequence ATGGACATCGTCGTCATCGGAGCCGGGCTCGCGGGACTCACCGCAGCGTGGGAGCTCGGCAAGGCCGGGCACGCCTGCACGGTGCTCGAGGCCCGCAACCGGGTCGGCGGACGCACCTGGTCGGAGCGCCTGGGCAACGGCGAGATCACCGAGCGGGGCGGCGAGTACGTCTTCCCCACGGAGTTCCCGATCCGCCGCCTCGCCGCCGAGGTCGGCGTGCCCCTCATGTCGCACAACGTGCGGTACGGCCGGCGCACGGTCGATGGTCGCGTGATCTCGTTCGCGGAGCTCGCCGAGACCGGCGAGCGGGTGCGCGCGACGCTCGCCCGGATGCTCGCGGACGGGGAGTCCCGCGTGTCGCTCGAGCGCGCCTTCGCCGAGGCGCTCGGGGCCGACTACCGCCTCGATCCCGTCTATCGCCGCACCACCACGTCTGCCGCCGCCGACCCGAGCCGCATCAGCGCCGAGGCGGTGCTGCTGCACGAGTCCTCGACCGTCGACGGCTACATCGAGGACGGCGCCCGGTTCGTCGGCGGCAACCAGGCGCTCGCGATCGAGCTGGCGCGCCGCCTCGGCGATCGCGTGCGCCTCGAGCACCCGGTCTCCGGCGTCGAGCAGACGGCGTCCGGGGTGCAGGTGCGGCTGAACGACGGGACCCGGATCGACGCAGACGCCGCCGTCGTGGCCGTACCGCTGCCGATCCTGCGCGAACTCGAGCTCGGATTCGCGCTGCCCGAGGCGCAGCAGCTGGCGCTGGATCACCGCTTCATGGGCGTCGCAGCGAAGCTGGGCGTGCCGCTGAAGCGCGTCGACGACGACATCGCGCTCCAGCACCCCGACCACACCTGGTGGTCGTGGCGCTCGCTCTCGATCGACGGCGAGCACCGCATCGACGCGCTCTCCTCATTCGCCGGCGGCCCCTTCGCCCTCGATGCTCTTCGCGTGACGGAGGGCCCGGACGGGTGGGTGCGGGCTCTGCAGGGGATGCGTCCGGAGCTCGAGATCGACGGCGAGCCCCTGCTCACGACCTGGGCTGACGATCCCTGGACCCGCGGGTCCTACACCGCGGCCGGGCTCGACTGGACCGCGGCGGATGCGACGGCCTTCGACCGCCCCGCGGGACGGGTGGCGATCGCCGGCGAGCACACCGGGCTCGCGCAGTCGCTCTCGGGAGCGGTCGCCTCCGGGTACCGGGCCGCCGCCGCGCTCAGCTCGGGGCTGACGCGATGA
- a CDS encoding extracellular solute-binding protein has translation MSTLKNPKTRRGLALLAGSAALALTLVGCSGGGNDEPAPERDLGTPVAGEIEAGVLDGVTLTFAGSGGIFQEGQTEALWDPFAAASGAMFTQDAFDAGKLKAMVDSGNVSWDIVNTSQFDTARGCGTLYEEYDYDQVDTSNVPEELITDACMVPQILYGLVVVYNTDAFGDDPPTSAADFFDTEKFPGKRTVSQSTYVDPQTIEFALLADGRSVDDLTVDDIATGMDKYKALGDDVIGWTTGAQAQQQLEAGEAVMGLVWSGRGYGAAAAGAPVAPMWDEWMIMVDSNGIPKGVSDKQAALAAVNYSIGAEQQAEMTELTSYAGVNSEARPDVDDQLAEWLVTEHLDTGVSPNIDFWVDNYDALSATWAAWATGN, from the coding sequence ATGTCCACTCTGAAGAACCCCAAGACCCGCCGGGGGCTCGCGCTCCTCGCGGGCTCTGCGGCGCTGGCGCTCACCCTGGTGGGCTGCAGCGGCGGAGGAAACGACGAGCCGGCTCCCGAGCGCGATCTGGGCACGCCGGTCGCGGGCGAGATCGAGGCGGGGGTGCTCGACGGCGTGACCCTGACGTTCGCCGGCTCGGGCGGGATCTTCCAGGAGGGCCAGACGGAGGCGCTCTGGGACCCGTTCGCCGCGGCATCCGGCGCGATGTTCACCCAGGACGCCTTCGACGCGGGCAAGCTCAAGGCGATGGTTGACAGCGGCAACGTCAGCTGGGACATCGTCAACACCTCGCAGTTCGACACGGCCCGCGGCTGCGGCACGCTCTACGAGGAGTACGACTACGACCAGGTCGACACCTCGAACGTACCCGAGGAGCTCATCACCGACGCCTGCATGGTGCCGCAGATCCTCTACGGCCTCGTGGTCGTCTACAACACCGATGCGTTCGGCGACGACCCGCCCACGAGCGCGGCCGATTTCTTCGACACCGAGAAGTTCCCGGGCAAGCGCACGGTCAGCCAGTCCACCTACGTCGACCCGCAGACGATCGAGTTCGCCCTGCTGGCCGATGGCCGCTCCGTCGACGATCTGACGGTCGACGACATCGCCACGGGAATGGACAAGTACAAGGCCCTCGGCGACGACGTCATCGGCTGGACGACCGGGGCGCAGGCGCAGCAGCAGCTCGAGGCGGGCGAGGCCGTGATGGGGCTCGTCTGGTCGGGTCGCGGCTACGGCGCCGCGGCGGCCGGAGCCCCCGTCGCCCCGATGTGGGACGAGTGGATGATCATGGTCGACTCGAACGGCATCCCGAAGGGGGTCTCCGACAAGCAGGCCGCGCTCGCCGCGGTCAACTACTCGATCGGCGCCGAGCAGCAGGCCGAGATGACCGAGCTCACCTCCTACGCCGGGGTGAACAGCGAGGCCCGCCCCGACGTCGACGACCAGCTCGCCGAGTGGCTCGTGACCGAGCATCTCGATACCGGCGTCTCGCCCAACATCGACTTCTGGGTCGACAACTACGACGCGCTGTCGGCGACCTGGGCCGCCTGGGCGACGGGCAACTGA
- a CDS encoding ABC transporter permease, with translation MTETTVTEAVAAQSGDVLGADPGMRKRRGPKNWRPLLLLIPAFVIVSLFFLAPLIDVFIRSVTDPQPGLQNYVWLFTTEANLTVVIRTFGTAILVTIVCLVLAYPYAYLMTIVSDRTRNMMQLFIMMPLWTSILVRTLAWMVLLQDTGPINGLLAAWFGIGPIPLIRTTFGVALGMCQVLLPFMVLPLYSSMAKIDKRLLPAASNLGANPVTAFFTVYLPLSKPGIFSGGVTVFILGLGFYIIPALLGSSKEIMISALIQQQISVFLMWGQGTALGIFLLVCTILILVLVSRFNKNGSLFPGVDR, from the coding sequence GTGACCGAAACCACCGTCACCGAGGCCGTCGCCGCGCAGAGCGGCGACGTCCTCGGTGCGGACCCCGGGATGCGGAAGCGGCGGGGGCCGAAGAACTGGCGCCCGCTCCTGCTGCTCATCCCGGCGTTCGTGATCGTCTCGCTCTTCTTCTTGGCGCCCCTGATCGATGTCTTCATCCGATCGGTCACCGATCCGCAGCCGGGCCTGCAGAACTACGTCTGGCTCTTCACCACCGAGGCCAACCTCACGGTGGTGATCCGCACCTTCGGCACCGCGATCCTCGTCACGATCGTCTGCCTCGTGCTGGCCTACCCCTACGCGTACCTCATGACCATCGTCTCGGATCGCACGCGCAACATGATGCAGCTGTTCATCATGATGCCGCTGTGGACGTCGATCCTCGTGCGCACTCTGGCCTGGATGGTGCTGCTGCAGGACACGGGCCCCATCAACGGGCTGCTGGCCGCGTGGTTCGGGATCGGCCCGATCCCGCTGATCCGCACCACGTTCGGCGTGGCGCTCGGCATGTGCCAGGTGCTGCTGCCGTTCATGGTGCTGCCGCTGTACTCGTCGATGGCCAAGATCGACAAGCGGCTGCTGCCCGCCGCGTCGAATCTGGGCGCGAATCCCGTGACCGCCTTCTTCACGGTGTACCTGCCGCTGTCGAAGCCCGGCATCTTCTCGGGCGGCGTGACGGTGTTCATCCTGGGCCTTGGCTTCTACATCATCCCAGCGCTGCTCGGATCCTCGAAGGAGATCATGATCTCGGCGCTCATCCAGCAGCAGATCAGCGTGTTCCTGATGTGGGGCCAGGGCACCGCGCTCGGGATCTTCCTGCTCGTGTGCACGATCCTGATCCTCGTGCTGGTATCGCGCTTCAACAAGAACGGCAGCCTGTTCCCGGGGGTGGATCGCTGA
- a CDS encoding ABC transporter permease — MTTKRLLGAFAVLIVLWLIVPTLVIVPMSFNTATSFNFPPKGFSTQWYENFFTDPLWLKALFSSLQVAVLTMLVATAVGVLAALGLSKLRFRGKGLLEGYFLLPLIVPGIVLAVGLYSLFLRMDLLGTLPGFVLAHTIVSMPLVITNVMASLQGLDPRLEQASATLGAGKVRTFFSITLPLIAPGVTAGALFAFVTSFDEVILSLFIQSPTLQTLPVKIFNSVTQTNDPTVAAVAVITMLTSVVVMLIAQFATRKRKRPVA, encoded by the coding sequence ATGACCACGAAACGTCTGCTGGGCGCCTTCGCGGTGCTCATCGTGCTGTGGCTGATCGTGCCGACGCTGGTGATCGTGCCGATGTCGTTCAACACCGCGACGTCGTTCAACTTTCCCCCGAAGGGCTTCTCGACGCAGTGGTACGAGAACTTCTTCACGGACCCGCTCTGGCTGAAAGCGCTTTTCTCGTCGCTGCAGGTGGCCGTGCTCACGATGCTGGTGGCGACCGCGGTCGGCGTGCTGGCGGCGCTCGGCCTCTCGAAGCTCCGATTCCGGGGCAAGGGGCTGCTCGAGGGCTACTTCCTGCTCCCCCTGATCGTGCCGGGGATCGTGCTGGCCGTGGGGCTCTACTCGCTGTTCCTGCGCATGGACCTGCTGGGCACCCTCCCGGGATTCGTGCTGGCGCACACGATCGTCTCGATGCCGCTCGTCATCACGAACGTGATGGCCTCGCTGCAGGGGCTCGATCCGCGGCTCGAACAGGCGTCGGCCACGCTCGGGGCCGGCAAGGTGCGCACCTTCTTCAGCATCACCCTGCCGCTGATCGCGCCCGGTGTGACGGCCGGCGCGCTGTTCGCCTTCGTCACCTCGTTCGACGAGGTGATCCTGTCACTGTTCATCCAGAGCCCCACACTGCAGACGCTGCCGGTGAAGATCTTCAACAGCGTCACGCAGACCAACGACCCGACGGTGGCGGCGGTAGCGGTGATCACGATGCTCACCTCGGTGGTCGTCATGCTCATCGCCCAGTTCGCCACGAGGAAGAGAAAGCGACCGGTAGCGTGA
- a CDS encoding ABC transporter ATP-binding protein: MTHNDIPVPGGHEQELRDGGLNTSAIHAIGEAGISLNQVTKRYGDKAVVDEIDLVIEPGEFMTFLGPSGSGKTTTLNMIAGFTSVTDGHLHIYGKPVAKLPPHKRDIGMVFQNYALFPHKTVSENIAYPLQRRKLSKAQQKEQVAAALAMVRMSDFGDRYPSELSGGQQQRVALARALVYEPRVLLMDEPLGALDKKLREWLQTEIKRIHREVGSTFVYVTHDQEEALSMSDRIAVFNNGRIEQVGTAEDLYEAPQTLFVGRFLGESTVLLGRGAPVGDRQTAIEVAGHRIVADGQSRHEDLAILIRPENLRLEPAATVPSEHQNAIPVTITDVTYLGASRRYSVRLPDGSEGAVRLGQDARIHNRGDEVAMMWDISSGVLLVDTGEAGESAT; this comes from the coding sequence ATGACCCACAACGACATCCCGGTGCCCGGCGGGCACGAGCAGGAGCTGCGCGACGGGGGGCTGAACACCTCGGCCATCCACGCGATCGGCGAAGCGGGGATCAGCCTGAACCAGGTGACCAAGCGCTACGGCGACAAAGCCGTGGTCGACGAGATCGATCTGGTGATCGAGCCGGGCGAGTTCATGACCTTCCTGGGCCCCTCGGGGTCGGGCAAGACCACCACGCTCAACATGATCGCCGGCTTCACCAGCGTCACCGACGGGCACCTGCACATCTACGGCAAGCCCGTCGCGAAGCTGCCGCCGCACAAGCGCGACATCGGCATGGTGTTCCAGAACTACGCGCTGTTCCCGCACAAGACCGTGTCCGAGAACATCGCCTACCCGCTGCAGCGCCGCAAGCTCTCGAAGGCGCAGCAGAAGGAGCAGGTCGCGGCGGCGCTCGCGATGGTGCGCATGAGCGACTTCGGCGACCGCTACCCGTCGGAGCTCTCGGGCGGTCAGCAGCAGCGCGTCGCCCTCGCGCGAGCGCTCGTCTACGAGCCGCGGGTGCTGCTGATGGACGAGCCGCTCGGCGCGCTCGACAAGAAGCTGCGCGAGTGGCTGCAGACGGAGATCAAGCGCATCCACCGCGAGGTGGGATCCACCTTCGTCTACGTGACGCACGATCAGGAGGAGGCGCTGTCGATGTCGGACCGCATCGCGGTCTTCAACAACGGCAGGATCGAGCAGGTCGGCACGGCCGAGGATCTCTACGAGGCCCCGCAGACGCTGTTCGTCGGGCGCTTCCTCGGCGAGTCCACGGTGCTGCTGGGTCGGGGCGCTCCGGTCGGCGACCGGCAGACCGCGATCGAGGTGGCCGGCCACCGGATCGTCGCCGACGGGCAGAGCCGGCACGAGGATCTGGCGATCCTCATCCGGCCCGAGAATCTGCGGCTGGAGCCCGCGGCGACCGTGCCGTCGGAGCACCAGAACGCGATCCCGGTCACGATCACCGACGTCACCTACCTGGGTGCCTCGCGCCGCTACTCGGTGCGGCTGCCCGACGGCAGCGAGGGCGCGGTGCGCCTGGGGCAGGACGCGCGCATCCATAATCGCGGCGACGAGGTCGCCATGATGTGGGACATCTCGTCCGGCGTGCTGCTCGTCGACACCGGCGAGGCGGGGGAGTCGGCCACGTAG
- a CDS encoding NAD(P)/FAD-dependent oxidoreductase has protein sequence MINGNVSHWWEQIGEPKQRPELPGNITADVAIVGAGYTGLWTAYYLAQARPDLDIVIVEQRHAGYGASGRNGGWLTSAMTGGRAQYEPTHGRDAAERFQRAMNETVDEVIRVAAAEGIDADIKKGGEFNVAYTPAQEARIRAFAAEEQSWKYTDLELLEAPEATAKINVAGTRAAVWHPHAARIQPAKLAAGLADAVERAGVKIYERTRVVEIEPHRLRTTHGTVSAEYIVRATEGFTAGLKGLKRLWLPMNSSLIATEPLVPEVWDELHWSEGEVLGDFAHVYMYAQRTADDRIAIGGRGVPYKYGSQTDTDGETALETVETLSEILHRFFPATRGAAIDHVWSGVLGVPRDWAATVGLDRETGIAWGGGYVGTGVTSTNLAGRTISDLILGHDSEIAGLPWVNHRVRKWEPEPLRWIATKGLYAAYGMADRTELAGREKTSPIAHLADVVTGRH, from the coding sequence ATGATCAACGGCAATGTGTCCCACTGGTGGGAGCAGATCGGGGAGCCGAAGCAGCGGCCCGAACTGCCCGGGAACATCACGGCGGACGTGGCGATCGTGGGCGCCGGCTACACCGGACTCTGGACCGCCTACTACCTCGCGCAGGCGCGCCCCGATCTGGACATCGTGATCGTGGAGCAGCGGCACGCGGGCTACGGGGCGTCGGGCCGCAACGGCGGCTGGCTGACCTCCGCGATGACGGGCGGCCGGGCGCAGTACGAGCCGACCCATGGACGAGACGCGGCGGAGCGGTTCCAGAGGGCGATGAACGAGACCGTGGACGAGGTGATCCGGGTCGCGGCGGCCGAGGGGATCGACGCCGACATCAAGAAGGGCGGCGAGTTCAACGTCGCCTACACGCCGGCGCAGGAGGCCCGCATCCGGGCGTTCGCGGCCGAGGAGCAGTCCTGGAAGTACACCGATCTCGAGCTGCTGGAGGCCCCCGAGGCGACGGCGAAGATCAACGTGGCGGGGACGCGCGCGGCGGTGTGGCATCCGCATGCGGCGCGGATCCAGCCGGCGAAGCTCGCCGCCGGTCTCGCGGACGCGGTCGAACGCGCCGGCGTGAAGATCTACGAGCGCACGCGCGTCGTCGAGATCGAGCCGCACCGACTGCGCACGACGCACGGCACGGTGTCGGCCGAGTACATCGTGCGGGCCACCGAGGGGTTCACCGCGGGGCTCAAGGGCCTCAAACGGTTGTGGCTGCCGATGAACTCGTCGCTGATCGCGACCGAGCCGCTTGTGCCGGAGGTGTGGGACGAACTGCACTGGAGCGAGGGCGAGGTGCTGGGCGACTTCGCGCACGTGTACATGTACGCGCAGCGCACCGCCGACGACCGGATCGCGATCGGCGGGCGCGGCGTGCCCTACAAGTACGGGTCGCAGACCGACACCGACGGTGAGACCGCGCTCGAGACCGTGGAGACGCTGAGCGAGATCCTGCACCGCTTCTTCCCGGCCACGCGCGGCGCGGCGATCGACCATGTCTGGTCCGGCGTGCTGGGCGTGCCGCGGGACTGGGCGGCCACCGTCGGGCTGGACCGCGAGACGGGGATCGCGTGGGGCGGCGGCTACGTGGGAACCGGGGTGACGTCGACCAACCTGGCCGGGCGCACCATCTCCGACCTGATCCTCGGGCACGACAGCGAGATCGCGGGACTGCCGTGGGTGAACCATCGGGTGCGCAAGTGGGAGCCGGAGCCGTTGCGCTGGATCGCGACGAAGGGTCTCTACGCCGCCTACGGGATGGCGGATCGCACGGAGCTGGCCGGGCGGGAGAAGACCTCCCCGATCGCGCATCTCGCCGATGTCGTCACCGGACGCCACTGA
- a CDS encoding cupin domain-containing protein translates to MTTTIRTHAVHDTAAVDLGPHAPKPTATTDGLTEAAASTWSNGRIDTGLWECTPGDFSAERNGYTEICTILSGRVTIEVEGQDPEEFGPGDVMVMPSGWKGVWRVHEPLRKHYTTIDD, encoded by the coding sequence ATGACCACCACCATCCGCACGCACGCGGTGCACGACACGGCCGCGGTCGACCTCGGACCGCACGCGCCCAAGCCCACGGCCACCACCGACGGGCTCACCGAGGCGGCTGCGAGCACCTGGTCGAACGGCCGCATCGACACCGGGCTCTGGGAGTGCACCCCGGGAGACTTCTCTGCCGAGCGCAACGGTTACACGGAGATCTGCACGATCCTCTCGGGCCGCGTCACGATCGAGGTCGAGGGGCAGGATCCCGAGGAGTTCGGCCCGGGCGACGTCATGGTGATGCCCTCCGGCTGGAAGGGCGTCTGGCGGGTGCACGAGCCGCTGCGCAAGCACTACACCACCATCGACGACTGA